Proteins encoded within one genomic window of Schaalia sp. HMT-172:
- a CDS encoding class I SAM-dependent methyltransferase: MSNTVSASLEVNPFVGEGGAYDSVRPAYPDEAVAALLGAAPVRGGAAARQPLRVADIGAGTGKMSELLARAGAIVEAVEPSEAMRAQASFMPGVTWHDGVAEDTGLPDGAFDIAVFAQSWHWVNSERAGVEVARILAPGGALGIVWNQMDVCVPWVHRLTRIMRSGDVHRPDRPPTPGGGFAPMRLTQVAWEDIMTPEQILTLGTTRSSYIRSSGEGKARMQANLRWYLYEHLGHAAGEEVAIPYTTLVWRAEREDA, encoded by the coding sequence ATGTCGAACACAGTGTCCGCCTCACTCGAGGTGAACCCGTTCGTCGGCGAGGGCGGCGCCTACGACTCAGTGCGACCCGCCTACCCGGACGAGGCCGTGGCGGCGCTGCTGGGTGCCGCGCCCGTGCGGGGTGGCGCGGCCGCTCGCCAGCCCCTGCGCGTCGCCGACATCGGCGCCGGCACCGGCAAGATGAGCGAGCTCCTGGCGCGTGCGGGGGCCATCGTGGAGGCGGTGGAGCCCTCGGAGGCGATGCGCGCCCAGGCCTCGTTCATGCCGGGCGTGACGTGGCACGACGGCGTCGCCGAGGATACTGGATTACCGGATGGTGCGTTCGATATCGCGGTGTTTGCCCAGTCCTGGCACTGGGTGAACTCCGAGCGCGCGGGGGTGGAGGTCGCCCGCATCCTGGCGCCCGGGGGCGCGCTGGGGATCGTGTGGAACCAGATGGACGTCTGTGTCCCGTGGGTGCACAGGCTCACGCGCATCATGCGTTCGGGGGACGTTCACCGGCCCGACCGTCCGCCCACGCCAGGCGGCGGCTTCGCACCCATGCGCCTGACTCAGGTCGCGTGGGAGGACATCATGACGCCCGAGCAGATTCTCACCCTGGGGACGACCCGGTCCTCCTACATTCGCTCGTCGGGGGAGGGGAAAGCTCGCATGCAGGCGAACCTGCGCTGGTACCTCTACGAGCACCTGGGCCACGCGGCGGGGGAGGAGGTCGCCATCCCCTACACGACCCTCGTGTGGCGCGCCGAGCGCGAGGACGCGTGA
- a CDS encoding ATP-binding cassette domain-containing protein — protein MNEAHSASPRPVSSPDGQVPAGEGAGARVHARGWGWRHAGRKNAALSGVDLDIAPGERVLVLGPSGSGKSTLMGGLAGLLGGAEEGEATGTLTVDGVAPAEARGRVGLLMQDPEAQVVLARVGDDVAFGMENLGVPREEIWPRVEESLGAVGLDAPLDHSTTELSGGQKQRLALASILAMGPGLLLLDEPTANLDPSGIAEVRAAVEAVVERTGATMVVVEHRVDVWAPLVDRVIVVADGRIAADGPLREVLEQQGDALRERGIWLPGDDVAAEVGPAPEVAPASSEDSPIARVTDLSIGYDKASPVRSGIDLTLERGVSTCIVGANGAGKSTFALTLAGLLPPIAGTVEVQTSDGTAGDPHEWSSKQLLGRMSMVFQEPEYQFLASTVAEELAIGPRAVGMTEEEIAPLVEEHMEALGLTRLARANPMTLSGGEKRRLSVATALISAPELLILDEPTFGQDRGTWLGLVRLLRAALARGVTLVSITHDPAFVAAMGQRVVDLGLLGTRGGGVPRDSAESALASPLDEASSGCASRTSVGSEPGDSADEAGAGPSGSAHDEGAQPATNVVPAHASDVQSGGQCDAQAASARARRRGLLARTNPVARVLALLVATTPLLITIDPVSAGVALALELALVPLSGVSARSFFLKATPLALAAPLGALSMLLYASPGGHVYWSFGPAAISEHSMWLASGIGLRMCALVVPAIALLDRIDPTDMGDGLAQILHLPARPVLAALAGARMTSLMAADWKALERARRARGVGDASRIRSFLRGSFSLLVFALRRSGKLATTMEARGFGAAGRRTWARPSRLRAADAALMAVAIAVPAIALTVSVMAGTFALVGR, from the coding sequence ATGAACGAGGCCCACTCCGCCTCCCCCCGCCCCGTGTCCTCCCCGGATGGCCAGGTGCCGGCGGGTGAGGGGGCGGGCGCGCGCGTGCACGCGCGCGGATGGGGATGGCGTCACGCCGGGCGCAAGAACGCCGCGCTGTCGGGCGTTGATCTCGATATCGCGCCGGGCGAGCGCGTGCTGGTGCTCGGCCCGTCCGGCTCCGGCAAGTCGACGCTCATGGGCGGCCTGGCGGGCCTGCTGGGTGGCGCCGAGGAGGGCGAGGCCACCGGCACGCTCACCGTCGACGGCGTCGCTCCGGCCGAGGCGAGGGGCCGCGTGGGCCTCCTCATGCAGGACCCCGAGGCCCAGGTGGTCCTGGCCCGCGTGGGTGACGACGTGGCCTTCGGCATGGAGAACCTGGGGGTTCCCCGCGAGGAGATATGGCCTCGCGTGGAGGAGTCCCTCGGCGCGGTGGGCCTGGACGCGCCCCTTGATCATTCGACGACGGAGCTGTCGGGCGGGCAGAAGCAGCGCCTGGCGCTCGCGTCGATTCTCGCGATGGGCCCGGGCCTGCTGCTCCTGGACGAGCCAACCGCGAACCTGGATCCGAGCGGCATCGCCGAGGTGCGTGCCGCCGTCGAGGCCGTCGTGGAGCGTACGGGCGCGACGATGGTGGTCGTCGAGCATCGCGTGGACGTGTGGGCGCCCCTCGTGGACCGCGTCATCGTGGTGGCCGACGGTCGCATCGCCGCCGACGGCCCCCTGAGAGAGGTCCTTGAGCAGCAGGGCGACGCCCTGCGCGAGCGCGGCATCTGGCTTCCCGGCGACGACGTCGCCGCCGAGGTCGGCCCCGCGCCCGAGGTTGCCCCGGCCTCGTCCGAGGATTCCCCCATCGCCCGCGTCACCGACCTTTCGATCGGCTACGATAAGGCCTCCCCCGTGCGGTCCGGCATCGACCTGACGCTCGAGCGTGGCGTGTCCACCTGCATCGTTGGCGCTAACGGCGCCGGAAAGTCGACCTTCGCGCTGACGTTGGCTGGCCTCCTGCCGCCCATCGCGGGCACCGTCGAGGTCCAGACCTCCGACGGCACGGCAGGCGACCCCCACGAGTGGAGCAGCAAGCAGCTCCTGGGCCGCATGTCCATGGTCTTCCAGGAGCCCGAGTACCAGTTCCTGGCCTCCACCGTCGCAGAGGAACTCGCCATCGGCCCGCGCGCCGTCGGCATGACCGAGGAGGAGATCGCCCCCCTCGTCGAGGAACACATGGAGGCCCTGGGCCTGACCAGGCTCGCTCGCGCCAACCCCATGACGCTGTCGGGCGGCGAGAAGCGCCGCCTGTCGGTGGCGACCGCGCTCATCAGCGCCCCCGAGCTGCTCATCCTCGACGAGCCGACCTTCGGGCAGGACCGCGGCACGTGGCTGGGCCTCGTGCGCCTCCTGCGCGCCGCCCTCGCGCGCGGCGTCACCCTGGTGTCGATCACGCACGACCCCGCGTTCGTGGCCGCGATGGGCCAGCGCGTCGTCGACCTGGGGTTGCTTGGGACCCGAGGCGGGGGAGTGCCGCGCGATTCCGCCGAGTCCGCGCTCGCCTCCCCACTTGACGAGGCCTCCTCTGGTTGCGCGTCCCGCACGAGTGTCGGGTCGGAACCTGGCGATAGCGCGGACGAGGCCGGGGCCGGGCCTTCCGGTAGCGCTCACGATGAGGGCGCACAGCCTGCGACGAATGTGGTCCCCGCTCACGCGAGCGACGTTCAGAGTGGCGGACAGTGTGACGCACAGGCCGCCTCCGCCCGAGCGCGCCGGCGTGGCCTCCTGGCCCGCACCAACCCCGTCGCCCGCGTGCTTGCCCTCCTGGTGGCGACCACGCCGCTGCTCATCACCATCGACCCCGTGAGCGCGGGCGTGGCCCTCGCCCTCGAGCTGGCCCTCGTGCCCCTGTCGGGCGTGTCGGCGCGCAGCTTCTTCCTGAAGGCCACGCCGCTGGCGCTGGCCGCGCCCCTCGGCGCCCTCTCGATGCTGCTCTACGCCTCACCCGGCGGGCACGTCTACTGGTCTTTCGGGCCTGCGGCGATCTCCGAGCACTCGATGTGGCTGGCCTCGGGCATCGGCTTGCGCATGTGCGCGCTCGTCGTCCCCGCGATCGCCCTGCTCGACCGCATCGACCCGACCGACATGGGCGACGGCCTCGCGCAGATCCTGCACCTGCCCGCCCGGCCGGTCCTGGCCGCGCTCGCGGGCGCGCGCATGACCTCGTTGATGGCCGCCGACTGGAAGGCCCTGGAGCGGGCCCGACGCGCCCGAGGCGTGGGCGACGCCTCGCGCATCCGTTCCTTCCTGCGCGGCTCCTTCTCGCTGCTGGTCTTCGCGCTGCGTCGCTCCGGCAAGCTCGCGACCACCATGGAGGCGAGGGGCTTCGGCGCTGCTGGCAGGCGCACGTGGGCGCGCCCCTCGCGCCTGCGCGCCGCCGACGCGGCCCTCATGGCGGTCGCCATCGCCGTTCCCGCCATCGCGCTGACGGTCAGCGTGATGGCTGGGACCTTCGCGCTGGTGGGCCGATGA
- a CDS encoding BglII/BstYI family type II restriction endonuclease produces the protein MIQTASYDNPDIVLPSIRDRYSFFEVRNACGVLAAVARDEWMDIIEVLDDFSFSANLLLQRGKNNSEMADRLNRALRDRGWAECKYVVRREGRIDYRRKGLASEILPVAEIPSYWVDNRKGRVLVDVEWNAKDGNLDRDLAAYRAWYEDGLIDGAVIITKDRPSLLDLALGLWADYRGACVDEVNAATRCPEKKRDDRQQELALPCDLTTTTVTSLDKAKPRVDRGEAGTCPVAVIAVSERTWDGTPYGSATPVLQ, from the coding sequence ATGATCCAGACAGCGTCGTACGATAACCCGGATATTGTTCTCCCGAGCATCCGCGACAGGTATTCGTTTTTCGAAGTGAGAAATGCGTGCGGTGTCCTCGCCGCTGTCGCCCGCGATGAGTGGATGGATATTATCGAGGTATTGGATGATTTTAGCTTTTCGGCGAACCTCCTTCTCCAAAGAGGTAAGAATAACTCCGAGATGGCGGATCGCCTCAATAGGGCGCTGCGGGATCGGGGATGGGCCGAATGCAAGTACGTCGTTCGGCGCGAGGGACGCATCGACTATCGCAGAAAAGGCCTCGCTTCTGAAATCCTCCCCGTCGCCGAGATCCCGTCCTATTGGGTGGACAATCGCAAAGGCCGCGTCCTAGTCGACGTGGAGTGGAACGCGAAAGATGGGAATCTCGACCGCGACCTCGCCGCCTATCGCGCCTGGTACGAGGACGGCCTCATCGACGGGGCAGTCATCATCACGAAAGACCGTCCATCACTCCTTGATCTTGCGTTGGGCTTATGGGCGGACTATCGCGGCGCCTGCGTGGACGAGGTCAACGCTGCAACGCGCTGTCCCGAAAAGAAGAGGGACGATCGCCAGCAGGAATTGGCCCTACCGTGCGACCTCACCACGACGACCGTGACGAGCCTGGACAAAGCAAAACCGCGCGTCGATCGCGGAGAGGCCGGCACATGCCCGGTGGCCGTCATCGCAGTCAGCGAGCGCACGTGGGACGGCACCCCGTATGGGTCGGCCACCCCTGTCCTCCAGTGA
- a CDS encoding type VII secretion target, producing the protein MSDTFSVDPAALIAHARRLASYQSDLEQASDALRQTSASSGAFGMMVGPFIAPLFQLVEAGEQLAIGGAGFALDKLSQSLVASARSFEAREASSSASLSQAGSGLDGGYRGN; encoded by the coding sequence GTGTCGGATACTTTCTCAGTTGATCCCGCGGCCCTGATCGCCCACGCCAGGCGACTCGCCTCCTATCAGAGCGACCTCGAGCAGGCCTCCGACGCGCTGCGCCAGACCTCCGCCTCCAGCGGTGCCTTCGGGATGATGGTCGGCCCCTTCATCGCTCCTCTTTTCCAGCTCGTCGAGGCGGGCGAGCAGCTCGCGATCGGCGGGGCGGGCTTCGCCCTCGATAAGCTCTCACAGTCCCTGGTCGCCAGCGCCCGCAGCTTCGAGGCGCGCGAGGCCTCCTCGTCGGCCTCCCTGAGCCAGGCCGGCTCGGGTCTGGACGGAGGGTACCGTGGCAACTGA
- a CDS encoding MT-A70 family methyltransferase — translation MTDEPYAPLPTVAGGFSTVLSDPPWRFQNRTGKVAPEHKRLGRYGTMPLDAIKDLPVADVAAPNAHLYLWVPNALLPEGLDVMTAWGFRYVSNIVWAKRRKDGGPDGRGVGFYFRNVTELLLFGVRGKMRTLAPGRRQVNMIETRKREHSRKPDEQYELIEACSPGPYLEMFARYPRPGWSVWGNEADESIEPQGRVYSGYAGGQIERPLTALPTLESHQRLPHDSELAVSAQLRRQYEEGASISDLAAQHGYSIARVRRYLALANTPLRQRGARPQAASTGD, via the coding sequence ATGACAGACGAGCCCTACGCCCCCCTCCCCACCGTCGCGGGCGGATTTTCGACGGTCCTGTCCGACCCGCCGTGGAGATTCCAGAACCGGACAGGCAAAGTCGCACCCGAACACAAGCGCCTCGGCCGCTACGGCACGATGCCCCTCGACGCCATCAAGGACCTGCCCGTCGCCGACGTCGCAGCACCCAACGCACACCTGTACCTGTGGGTCCCTAACGCCCTCCTCCCGGAGGGACTCGACGTCATGACCGCATGGGGATTCCGCTACGTCTCCAACATCGTCTGGGCGAAACGACGCAAGGACGGCGGACCCGACGGGCGCGGCGTCGGCTTCTATTTCCGTAACGTCACGGAGCTGCTCCTGTTCGGCGTCCGCGGCAAAATGCGCACGCTCGCCCCCGGGCGCCGCCAGGTCAACATGATCGAGACCCGCAAGCGCGAACACTCCCGAAAGCCCGACGAGCAATACGAGCTGATCGAAGCCTGCTCGCCCGGCCCCTACCTCGAGATGTTCGCACGCTACCCGCGACCCGGCTGGTCCGTCTGGGGAAACGAAGCAGACGAAAGCATCGAACCGCAGGGCCGCGTCTACAGCGGATACGCCGGCGGACAGATCGAGCGTCCACTCACCGCCCTCCCGACGCTCGAATCCCACCAGCGCCTCCCGCACGACTCCGAGCTCGCGGTCAGCGCGCAGCTGCGCCGCCAGTACGAAGAGGGCGCCTCGATCAGCGACCTCGCCGCACAGCACGGCTACTCGATCGCGCGGGTGCGCCGCTACCTCGCGCTCGCCAACACCCCGTTGAGGCAGCGCGGGGCACGCCCCCAGGCGGCGAGCACAGGCGACTAG
- a CDS encoding DUF2185 domain-containing protein: MTTFIENAGAAIVSRKIVERTGNIKWLTRETPFAPQDSGWRVLSDRDTEEYLSNPANMTVVDFNELCALEPACIGIYLLPVGSDIQLVVEPDGRRRWFDNKTEREITFD, encoded by the coding sequence ATGACCACGTTCATCGAAAACGCCGGAGCGGCCATCGTCTCGCGCAAGATCGTCGAGCGGACGGGCAACATCAAGTGGTTGACCCGCGAGACGCCCTTCGCGCCGCAGGACTCCGGATGGCGCGTCCTGTCAGACCGCGACACCGAGGAGTACCTGTCGAATCCCGCGAACATGACAGTGGTCGACTTCAACGAGCTGTGCGCCCTCGAACCGGCCTGCATCGGCATCTACCTCCTGCCGGTTGGCTCCGACATTCAGCTCGTCGTCGAGCCCGACGGCCGCCGCCGCTGGTTCGACAACAAGACCGAGCGCGAGATCACCTTCGACTAG
- a CDS encoding alpha/beta-hydrolase family protein: MGIMGLSFLGVIAALAMYAVSVSPSLMARSWAWHAVASGVLVTGGYVAGVLVQNVGARIFTATGLTIRASEPVEIGFRVAAGALFAVWWLYAVIQSYRRARKAAALVNMPGETFGEYILGTAGTVVVSWTLLAILGGLNRVGRLLIAALGDYMPRPAAFVVGVAILCAIVFFLTSNVILRGGIGFFRRHAERMNLRTARGIYKPFVPERSASPASPVTWESVGGQGRVFLGRGPSRLDIAQVSGGEAMEPIRVYAGMPTGGAGIEAAAATVVAELRRTGAFDRAVILLAASTGSGWVDEWQVQPLEFLTRGNCATASLQYSYVPSVLNWLTGLEPAQDASAALFRAVRAELDSMDEADRPALFVCGESLGAFASQSVFSSVEEALAQVDGALWVGTPAFTPMHRALTAARHKGSPEVAPVVHNARRVRFANEPSDLRTDLYGRELGPWGFPRIVYAQHPSDPVVWWNNKLIWTQPDWLRERAGRDVSRNVEFTRFVTYIQVLADLPVAGTAPGGHGHTYHEELIPLWRAILGFDRMPGEEGAHPRLDALDGSWVDEQMVTRIGIVVRANLELSDRQ, encoded by the coding sequence ATGGGCATCATGGGTTTGTCGTTTCTGGGAGTGATCGCTGCGCTCGCCATGTACGCGGTGAGCGTGTCCCCCTCGCTCATGGCGCGTTCGTGGGCGTGGCACGCGGTCGCCTCGGGCGTCCTGGTCACCGGCGGCTACGTCGCCGGCGTCCTCGTGCAGAACGTCGGCGCGCGCATTTTCACCGCCACGGGCTTGACGATTCGGGCCTCTGAACCCGTCGAGATCGGCTTCCGCGTGGCCGCCGGCGCCCTCTTCGCCGTCTGGTGGCTCTACGCCGTCATCCAGTCCTATCGGCGCGCGCGCAAGGCCGCGGCCCTCGTCAACATGCCGGGGGAGACCTTCGGGGAGTACATCCTGGGAACCGCGGGCACGGTCGTCGTGTCCTGGACGCTCCTGGCAATCCTCGGCGGGCTCAACCGCGTGGGGCGCCTGCTGATCGCGGCCCTGGGCGATTACATGCCTCGCCCCGCCGCCTTCGTGGTCGGCGTCGCCATCCTGTGCGCCATCGTCTTCTTCCTGACGTCGAACGTCATCCTGCGCGGAGGCATCGGCTTCTTCCGCCGCCACGCCGAACGCATGAACCTGCGCACCGCGCGAGGCATCTACAAACCCTTCGTGCCCGAGCGCTCGGCGTCCCCGGCCTCGCCCGTCACCTGGGAGTCGGTGGGCGGCCAGGGGCGCGTGTTCCTCGGGCGCGGCCCCTCGCGACTCGACATCGCGCAGGTGAGCGGCGGCGAGGCCATGGAGCCGATCCGTGTCTACGCCGGCATGCCCACCGGCGGGGCGGGCATCGAGGCGGCCGCGGCCACGGTCGTCGCCGAGCTTCGGCGCACGGGCGCCTTCGACCGCGCCGTCATCCTCCTCGCCGCGTCAACCGGCTCCGGGTGGGTCGACGAATGGCAGGTCCAACCCCTCGAGTTCCTCACGCGCGGCAACTGTGCCACGGCCTCGTTGCAGTACTCCTACGTGCCCTCGGTGCTGAACTGGCTCACCGGCCTCGAGCCCGCGCAGGACGCCTCGGCGGCGCTCTTTCGCGCGGTGCGCGCCGAGCTGGACTCCATGGACGAGGCCGACCGCCCCGCGCTGTTCGTGTGCGGCGAGTCGCTGGGGGCCTTCGCGTCGCAGTCCGTCTTCTCCTCGGTCGAGGAGGCGCTGGCCCAGGTGGACGGTGCCTTGTGGGTGGGGACCCCCGCCTTCACGCCGATGCACAGGGCCCTGACGGCCGCGCGCCACAAGGGCAGCCCCGAGGTCGCCCCCGTCGTCCACAACGCGCGCCGCGTGCGCTTCGCCAACGAGCCCTCCGACCTGCGCACCGACCTGTACGGGCGCGAGCTCGGGCCGTGGGGGTTCCCCCGCATCGTCTACGCCCAGCACCCCTCCGATCCGGTCGTATGGTGGAACAACAAGCTGATCTGGACGCAGCCGGATTGGCTGCGCGAGCGCGCCGGGCGCGACGTGTCCCGCAACGTCGAGTTCACGCGCTTCGTCACCTACATTCAGGTGCTCGCGGACCTGCCCGTCGCGGGCACTGCCCCCGGCGGGCACGGGCACACGTACCACGAGGAACTCATCCCCCTGTGGCGGGCGATCCTGGGCTTCGATCGCATGCCCGGCGAGGAGGGCGCGCACCCGCGCCTGGACGCGCTCGATGGGTCCTGGGTCGACGAGCAGATGGTGACGCGCATCGGCATCGTCGTGCGCGCGAACCTGGAGCTGTCCGACCGGCAGTAG
- a CDS encoding phosphatidylserine/phosphatidylglycerophosphate/cardiolipin synthase family protein, whose amino-acid sequence MFTPPPEPPMWAWLLFGAVDFAIRIVALGVVPKRRRASTSTAWLLLIFLWPLLGVPLYIIFGSWWAMGRRLDDDPEASALVDTILAGSARPEPTTYDAPGGNDGDAAALMRLTGALSGFPDSCGHVVALHNDTAETFRQMAASIDRATHHVNALYFQTSWDEYTAPFYEALERAKARGVTVRLLVDHHGLRTIPGHKAFRRRLDDMGILWHEMLPFAPLRGHIRRPDLRNHRKILVVDGREAYIGSHNLVAPDYDTPSFQKAGITYDDTSVSLTGPIVTQIEAVFALDWYYASREVLTPADLTPPTAREEEAPEEAPASSMQIIPSGPAFRDEPNLRAFVHMVSSARSHVSIASPYFIPDEALIAALTNAALSGVEVELFLSEQFDQFLVGHAQRSYYGMLLKAGVRIHLYRKPTMLHSKYVVVDGSLCAIGSSNMDVRSFGLNYEITLVADDARLVELLHGNDERNRERSRELTYEEWRGQPWHVHYVDNVCRLWSSLL is encoded by the coding sequence ATGTTTACGCCGCCCCCCGAACCTCCGATGTGGGCGTGGCTCCTGTTCGGGGCCGTCGATTTCGCCATCCGTATCGTGGCGCTTGGCGTCGTTCCGAAACGCCGCCGAGCCTCCACCTCCACCGCGTGGCTGCTTCTCATCTTCCTGTGGCCCCTCCTCGGCGTCCCCCTCTACATCATCTTCGGATCTTGGTGGGCCATGGGGCGCCGCCTCGATGACGACCCCGAGGCCAGCGCCCTCGTCGACACCATCCTCGCAGGCTCCGCCAGGCCCGAGCCGACCACCTACGATGCGCCCGGCGGAAACGACGGCGATGCGGCCGCGCTCATGCGCCTGACCGGCGCCCTGAGCGGCTTCCCCGACTCCTGCGGGCACGTCGTCGCGCTCCACAACGACACGGCCGAGACCTTCCGGCAGATGGCCGCCAGCATCGACCGGGCAACCCACCACGTCAACGCGCTCTACTTCCAGACGTCGTGGGACGAGTACACCGCCCCCTTCTACGAGGCCCTCGAACGCGCGAAGGCCCGCGGCGTCACCGTCCGTCTCCTCGTCGACCACCACGGGCTGCGCACGATCCCCGGTCACAAAGCCTTTCGGCGTCGCCTCGACGACATGGGGATCCTCTGGCACGAGATGCTGCCCTTCGCGCCCCTGCGCGGGCACATCCGCCGCCCCGACCTGCGCAACCACCGCAAGATCCTGGTCGTCGACGGGCGCGAGGCCTACATCGGATCCCACAACCTGGTGGCCCCCGACTACGACACGCCCTCATTCCAGAAAGCCGGCATCACCTACGACGACACCAGCGTGAGCCTCACCGGCCCCATCGTCACCCAGATCGAGGCCGTCTTTGCCCTCGACTGGTACTACGCCAGCAGGGAGGTTCTCACCCCCGCCGACCTCACCCCACCCACCGCGCGCGAGGAGGAAGCGCCCGAGGAGGCCCCGGCCTCGTCGATGCAGATCATCCCCTCGGGCCCGGCGTTCCGAGACGAACCCAACCTGCGGGCCTTCGTGCACATGGTGTCATCGGCGCGCTCTCACGTGTCCATCGCGAGCCCCTACTTCATCCCCGACGAGGCGCTCATCGCCGCGCTGACGAACGCCGCCCTGTCCGGCGTCGAGGTCGAGCTCTTCCTGTCCGAGCAATTCGACCAATTCCTGGTCGGGCACGCTCAGCGTTCGTATTACGGGATGCTCCTCAAGGCGGGTGTGCGCATCCACCTGTACCGCAAGCCCACGATGCTGCATTCCAAGTACGTGGTCGTCGACGGCAGCCTGTGCGCCATCGGATCGTCGAACATGGATGTGCGCTCCTTCGGCCTCAACTACGAGATCACGCTCGTCGCCGATGACGCGCGCCTGGTCGAGCTGCTGCACGGTAATGACGAACGTAACCGTGAGCGCTCGCGCGAGCTGACCTACGAGGAGTGGCGGGGTCAGCCGTGGCACGTGCACTACGTCGACAACGTGTGCCGACTGTGGAGCTCGCTCCTGTGA
- a CDS encoding ECF transporter S component produces MATTARSLRWRVIDIVTAAVLGVACGLIFAVWNQVGNAALEGLKAITPGLDGLATGIWLLGGTLGGYVIRKPGAALFVELVAATVSMGLGSQWAVETLYSGLAQGLGAEIVFVLLAYRRFNVWVAAAAGGLSFACEWFLELFTEGNLAKGVPYNAIYLACGALSGIVLAGVLAWALTNALAKTGALDRFASGRGARELV; encoded by the coding sequence ATGGCTACCACCGCTCGGTCCCTCCGCTGGAGGGTCATCGACATCGTCACCGCCGCCGTCCTGGGCGTCGCGTGCGGCCTTATTTTTGCTGTTTGGAACCAGGTGGGTAATGCCGCTTTGGAGGGCCTCAAGGCCATAACCCCCGGCCTGGACGGGCTTGCGACGGGCATCTGGCTGCTGGGCGGCACGCTCGGCGGCTACGTCATCCGCAAGCCGGGTGCTGCGCTCTTCGTGGAGCTGGTGGCGGCGACCGTCTCCATGGGCCTGGGCTCGCAGTGGGCGGTGGAGACGCTGTACTCGGGCCTCGCGCAGGGCCTCGGCGCCGAGATCGTGTTTGTGCTTCTTGCTTACCGTCGCTTCAACGTGTGGGTCGCTGCCGCCGCTGGTGGGCTGTCCTTCGCCTGCGAGTGGTTCCTTGAGCTCTTCACGGAGGGCAACCTCGCGAAGGGCGTGCCCTACAACGCCATCTACCTGGCGTGCGGCGCGCTCTCGGGCATCGTCCTCGCCGGAGTTCTTGCGTGGGCGCTGACGAACGCGCTGGCAAAGACGGGCGCCCTGGATCGTTTCGCCTCGGGCCGAGGAGCGCGCGAGCTTGTCTGA
- a CDS encoding HNH/ENDO VII family nuclease, with product MATDGTNPLVAQRQDTTSTLSGAGVFDDIEQLSEAIDNKSWVSGTLAGVALGVDTIAYVSDPLATLMAWGIGWVFDHIQPFKDWLLQLAGDADQLRANGQTWKNVAATLKAAADNIESDVRSSFPDGSFTGSTATAYFAASGATTKGIAMTGTLSGAVGTAYDVCAVIIQFVHDFVRDAISQVVASILSYAVELVASFGTAFPLVMEQISTKVASLMSGVSKRISALKESLSNLGAKLTNADQLLKSLKEWLHKLTHSDVPKADVDAPAAPKASTDAPNPHLGDPAHNYGTFVDDDGIPHVDPSDPRPYLNPKNRPSFRKGIVDKVRDEFTDADGVLHDWRGKPVDWQPGQPRAGIWDMGHKPGHKYSDVWRSYVNGEMTPQQFLDWYNEPKNYRVEFSSRNRAHIDE from the coding sequence GTGGCAACTGACGGCACCAATCCCCTGGTCGCACAGCGTCAGGACACCACGTCGACCCTGTCGGGGGCCGGCGTCTTCGATGACATCGAACAGCTCAGCGAGGCGATCGACAATAAGTCGTGGGTCAGTGGCACCCTGGCGGGCGTCGCGCTGGGCGTCGACACGATTGCCTACGTGTCTGATCCTCTGGCCACTCTCATGGCGTGGGGCATCGGGTGGGTGTTCGACCATATTCAGCCCTTCAAGGATTGGCTGCTCCAGCTCGCCGGAGACGCGGACCAGCTGCGCGCGAACGGGCAGACGTGGAAGAACGTCGCCGCGACCTTGAAGGCCGCGGCGGACAACATCGAGAGCGACGTTCGTTCCTCCTTCCCCGACGGGTCCTTCACGGGAAGCACCGCGACCGCGTATTTCGCCGCATCGGGCGCCACGACCAAGGGCATCGCCATGACGGGGACGCTCTCGGGAGCGGTCGGCACCGCCTACGACGTGTGCGCGGTGATCATCCAATTCGTCCACGACTTCGTGCGCGACGCGATCAGCCAGGTCGTCGCCTCCATCCTGTCCTACGCGGTCGAGCTGGTCGCGTCCTTCGGGACCGCCTTCCCCCTCGTCATGGAGCAGATTTCCACCAAGGTCGCCTCCTTGATGAGCGGCGTCTCCAAGCGCATTTCGGCCCTGAAGGAATCGCTGTCGAACCTGGGCGCCAAGCTGACCAACGCCGATCAGCTCCTGAAGTCGCTCAAAGAATGGCTCCATAAGCTCACCCACTCGGACGTGCCGAAGGCCGACGTGGACGCTCCGGCAGCGCCGAAGGCCTCGACCGACGCGCCAAACCCGCACTTGGGCGATCCGGCGCACAACTACGGCACGTTTGTGGACGACGACGGGATCCCGCACGTTGACCCCAGCGATCCGCGCCCGTACCTGAACCCGAAGAATAGACCCTCATTCCGCAAGGGGATTGTGGACAAGGTCAGAGATGAATTCACCGATGCCGACGGCGTTTTGCATGACTGGCGCGGCAAACCTGTCGATTGGCAGCCGGGCCAGCCCCGAGCGGGCATCTGGGACATGGGGCATAAGCCCGGTCACAAGTACAGTGACGTATGGAGATCGTATGTCAATGGCGAGATGACGCCACAGCAATTTCTCGATTGGTATAATGAACCAAAGAACTATCGAGTCGAGTTTTCATCGAGAAACAGGGCTCATATCGATGAATAG